One Gordonia zhaorongruii DNA segment encodes these proteins:
- a CDS encoding TlyA family RNA methyltransferase: MAPRARLDAELVRRDLARSREQARELIDAGKVKVNGTVASKAATNVAKDTPVLVTEPDRDSWASRGAHKLIGALEAFESDGVSVDGRRCLDAGASTGGFTDVLLRRGAREVEAVDVGYGQLVWKLQTDERVHVHDRTNVRHITPELIGGEVDLIVGDLSFISLRLVLPALAACLKPGGDALPMVKPQFEVGKDRVGTGGVVRDTALRAQVVADVAAAAQALGLQTRGVVASPLPGPSGNVEYFLWLRKDEDGATGHPEPARTAPPSADADTVGASTVDEDVRRMIDQAVADGPA; the protein is encoded by the coding sequence ATGGCGCCTCGTGCGCGTCTGGACGCCGAGCTCGTGCGTCGAGATCTGGCGCGTTCCCGTGAGCAGGCGCGGGAGCTCATCGACGCCGGGAAGGTGAAGGTGAACGGCACTGTCGCCTCGAAAGCGGCGACCAATGTCGCGAAGGACACCCCGGTGCTCGTCACCGAACCGGACCGCGATTCGTGGGCATCGCGCGGTGCGCACAAGCTGATCGGTGCCCTTGAGGCCTTCGAGTCCGACGGGGTTTCCGTCGACGGCAGGCGCTGCCTGGATGCGGGTGCGTCGACCGGTGGTTTCACCGATGTACTGCTTCGTCGCGGCGCTCGTGAGGTAGAGGCTGTCGACGTCGGCTACGGGCAGCTCGTCTGGAAGCTGCAGACCGACGAGCGCGTTCACGTGCACGACCGGACCAACGTCCGGCACATCACGCCAGAGCTCATCGGCGGTGAGGTGGATCTGATCGTCGGGGACCTCTCGTTCATCTCCCTGCGTCTGGTGCTGCCTGCCTTGGCTGCATGCCTGAAGCCCGGTGGCGACGCGCTGCCGATGGTGAAGCCCCAGTTCGAGGTCGGGAAGGACCGTGTCGGTACCGGGGGCGTGGTCCGCGACACCGCCTTGCGTGCGCAGGTCGTGGCCGACGTCGCGGCCGCTGCGCAGGCACTGGGGCTGCAGACCCGTGGCGTGGTGGCCAGTCCACTGCCCGGACCATCGGGGAACGTCGAGTACTTCCTGTGGCTGAGGAAGGACGAGGACGGTGCAACCGGTCACCCCGAACCGGCCCGCACCGCGCCGCCCAGCGCAGATGCGGATACCGTTGGTGCGTCGACCGTCGACGAGGACGTCCGCCGGATGATCGATCAGGCTGTCGCCGACGGCCCAGCGTGA
- the recN gene encoding DNA repair protein RecN has protein sequence MLEELSIKSLGVLESASAEFHPGFTALTGETGAGKTMIVTSLRLLSGGRADAGRVRSGDDKAFVEGRFRLPAERDGVIADLLDQTGADVDDDDTVIAARTVNSDGRSRAHLGGRSVPVGTLGALSGELLAIHGQNDQLRLIRGDQQRAALDRFAGATTARTLAKYRDARSRWIAVLDDLDRLRSDSRDLAQEADRLRFGVEEIDAVNPTPGEDAEIVDVVRRLTDLEDIRGAASQAQDAVAGSDGSVVDALGTVRSLLEAAGDQALRDLLPRVSEALVVVGDIGDELTGFLAGLPEDAADLDTILTRQSELKALTRKYAADVDGVLRWREEAQARLAEIDDPQARIDELEAESLAIRDEVAALASKLHSQRTKSAKSLSSKVSAELAGLAMGGTELAVTVALRAAEDSRLRIDVDGTAREAGSGGADRVDFGLVAHKGAQPLPIGKSASGGELSRVMLALEVVLAEPDSGSVMVFDEVDAGVGGAAAVQIGARLSRLARRHQVIVVTHLPQVAAFADNHLIIGKQGGGAKGRQRSTLATLDRDERVAELARMLAGLGDSETGRAHAEELLETAEAARNTD, from the coding sequence TTGCTCGAAGAACTGTCGATCAAGAGTCTCGGAGTCCTGGAATCGGCGTCGGCCGAGTTCCATCCGGGGTTCACCGCGCTCACCGGCGAGACCGGTGCGGGCAAGACGATGATCGTCACCAGTCTGCGATTGCTGTCGGGTGGCCGCGCCGACGCGGGCAGGGTGCGCTCCGGCGACGACAAGGCGTTCGTCGAAGGACGTTTCCGCCTGCCGGCCGAACGGGACGGCGTGATCGCCGACCTGCTCGATCAGACCGGTGCCGATGTCGATGATGACGACACCGTGATCGCGGCGCGCACCGTGAACTCGGACGGCCGCTCGCGTGCGCATCTCGGCGGCCGCAGCGTGCCGGTGGGCACGCTCGGAGCGCTGTCCGGTGAGCTTCTGGCGATCCACGGACAGAACGATCAGCTGCGGCTCATCCGCGGTGACCAGCAGCGTGCGGCCCTCGACCGATTCGCCGGTGCGACCACAGCGCGGACGCTCGCCAAGTACCGGGACGCGCGTTCGCGCTGGATCGCCGTTCTCGATGACCTGGACCGGCTTCGTTCCGATTCGCGTGATCTGGCACAGGAGGCCGACCGGCTGCGGTTCGGTGTGGAGGAGATCGACGCGGTGAACCCGACACCGGGCGAGGACGCCGAGATCGTCGACGTGGTGCGCAGGCTGACGGATCTCGAGGACATTCGCGGTGCGGCATCCCAGGCGCAGGATGCTGTCGCCGGGTCGGACGGCTCGGTCGTCGATGCGCTGGGTACCGTCCGGTCTCTGTTGGAGGCGGCGGGTGACCAGGCGCTGCGTGATCTGCTGCCGCGGGTGTCGGAGGCGCTGGTCGTCGTCGGCGATATCGGCGACGAGTTGACGGGATTTCTCGCGGGCCTGCCGGAGGATGCCGCCGATCTGGATACGATCCTGACTCGACAGTCCGAACTGAAAGCGCTGACGCGCAAGTACGCGGCCGATGTGGACGGCGTCCTGCGCTGGCGGGAGGAGGCCCAGGCCCGGCTCGCCGAGATCGACGATCCGCAGGCGAGGATCGATGAACTCGAGGCTGAGTCACTGGCCATTCGCGACGAGGTCGCAGCGCTCGCGTCGAAACTCCACTCACAGCGGACGAAATCTGCGAAGTCGTTGTCGTCCAAAGTATCTGCCGAACTAGCCGGTCTGGCGATGGGCGGGACCGAGTTGGCGGTCACCGTGGCACTGCGCGCCGCCGAGGACTCCCGGTTGCGCATCGATGTGGACGGTACGGCGCGTGAAGCCGGCAGCGGAGGGGCCGATCGAGTCGATTTCGGTCTGGTCGCGCACAAGGGCGCGCAGCCTCTGCCGATCGGGAAGTCAGCGTCGGGTGGCGAGCTGTCCCGTGTGATGCTCGCGCTGGAAGTGGTTCTGGCAGAGCCTGATTCGGGATCCGTGATGGTGTTCGACGAGGTGGATGCAGGTGTGGGCGGTGCTGCCGCCGTGCAGATCGGTGCTCGGCTGTCCCGGCTGGCACGCCGCCATCAGGTCATCGTGGTGACGCACCTGCCGCAGGTGGCGGCGTTCGCGGACAACCACCTGATCATCGGCAAGCAGGGTGGTGGAGCCAAGGGGCGTCAGCGTTCGACGCTCGCCACCCTCGATCGGGACGAACGGGTGGCCGAGCTCGCCAGGATGCTCGCCGGCCTCGGTGATTCGGAAACGGGCCGGGCGCACGCAGAGGAACTCCTGGAGACTGCGGAGGCTGCGCGCAACACCGACTGA
- a CDS encoding HAD-IIA family hydrolase yields the protein MSKRERGQGQSSSPSPAGAGDEPLVPDYVKASDLDPDIRRDLQALDKTTADRVARHLVAVSDLLAEDPEAALSHARAARARAARVGVVRETAGIAAYSAGEWQEAITELRAARRMTGADALLPLIADSERGLGRPERAIEIAGGADAERLEGEDALEMLIVASGAHLDLGEAELSVSVLEKGDLRPGRVGTDAARLFYAYASALETAGRRVDARTWFQNAAAADVEDLTDAEFRLMELAEGVNGLAAVSAASGRPGGDGESTEVENSFAAGYDTLLVDLDGTLFAGRSALPNAVETVNGASSPVLFVTNNASRSPDAVAEHLESLGVRASADQVVSSAQAGASLLVERVQAGSRVLVVGADALRDEVAERGFVVVDSADDEPRAVVQGHSPDTGWAQLSEAALSVRAGATWIACNVDTTLPNERGLLVGNGSMVAAVRSATGQDPLVAGKPAAPIMRDALSRSEGRRPLVVGDRLDTDIAGARTVGLDSLLVLTGVSDAAALLASEPESRPTYVAAGLEALNGDAEDYRIGAHGGWKIQVVEEHVTIAARNGATPETLLPSLAHAVWTADVADRDLRIAASDDAAAEALASVGLTPLR from the coding sequence ATGAGTAAGCGAGAACGTGGTCAGGGGCAGAGCAGTTCGCCGTCGCCGGCAGGTGCCGGGGACGAGCCGCTCGTGCCGGACTACGTGAAGGCGTCAGATCTCGATCCGGACATCCGCCGGGACCTGCAGGCGCTCGATAAGACAACGGCGGACCGCGTTGCCCGGCATCTGGTTGCCGTCTCCGATCTGCTCGCCGAGGACCCGGAGGCAGCGCTCTCCCATGCGCGCGCGGCGCGTGCGCGTGCCGCGCGGGTCGGAGTCGTTCGGGAGACGGCGGGCATCGCGGCGTACAGCGCCGGCGAATGGCAGGAGGCCATCACGGAGTTGCGAGCCGCACGTCGCATGACGGGTGCGGACGCACTGCTTCCTCTCATCGCCGATAGCGAACGGGGACTCGGTCGTCCGGAGCGTGCGATCGAGATCGCGGGCGGTGCGGACGCGGAGCGTCTCGAGGGCGAGGACGCGCTCGAGATGTTGATCGTTGCGTCCGGTGCTCATCTGGATCTCGGTGAAGCGGAACTGTCGGTCAGTGTCCTGGAGAAGGGGGACCTCCGTCCCGGGCGAGTTGGGACCGATGCTGCCCGGCTCTTCTATGCGTACGCGTCTGCTCTGGAGACGGCAGGTCGCCGGGTGGACGCGCGAACGTGGTTCCAGAATGCTGCTGCGGCCGATGTCGAGGATCTGACTGATGCCGAGTTCCGTCTTATGGAGCTCGCCGAGGGAGTCAACGGGTTGGCAGCGGTGTCGGCGGCTTCCGGGAGGCCCGGCGGGGATGGCGAGTCGACTGAGGTGGAGAACTCGTTCGCTGCCGGGTACGACACGCTCCTCGTCGATTTGGACGGCACCCTGTTCGCCGGTAGGTCCGCGCTTCCCAACGCGGTCGAGACCGTGAACGGTGCGTCATCACCGGTGCTGTTCGTGACCAACAATGCGAGCCGTTCGCCCGACGCGGTGGCCGAGCACCTGGAGAGCCTGGGCGTCCGGGCATCGGCGGACCAGGTTGTGTCCAGCGCTCAGGCGGGTGCAAGCCTGCTCGTCGAGCGTGTGCAGGCGGGGAGCCGGGTACTGGTCGTCGGTGCGGACGCATTGCGCGACGAAGTGGCCGAGCGTGGTTTCGTCGTGGTCGACAGCGCGGATGACGAGCCGAGAGCTGTTGTGCAGGGGCATTCGCCGGACACCGGCTGGGCGCAGCTGTCTGAAGCGGCGCTCTCAGTGCGTGCCGGTGCGACGTGGATCGCGTGCAACGTCGACACGACGCTGCCGAATGAGCGCGGGCTCCTTGTCGGGAACGGCTCGATGGTGGCGGCCGTCCGATCCGCGACCGGGCAGGATCCTCTGGTGGCGGGTAAGCCGGCCGCTCCGATCATGCGGGATGCGCTCTCTCGCAGCGAGGGACGTCGCCCATTGGTGGTCGGCGATCGCCTCGACACCGATATCGCAGGTGCGCGCACCGTCGGTTTGGACAGCTTGCTGGTGTTGACCGGCGTATCCGATGCCGCTGCTCTTCTGGCATCGGAGCCGGAGTCACGGCCCACGTACGTGGCTGCCGGACTGGAGGCGCTGAACGGCGATGCCGAGGATTACCGCATCGGTGCACATGGCGGGTGGAAGATCCAGGTCGTCGAAGAGCACGTGACCATCGCTGCTCGTAATGGCGCAACGCCGGAGACGCTACTGCCGTCGCTGGCGCACGCGGTCTGGACGGCGGATGTGGCCGATCGTGATCTGCGGATCGCGGCTTCGGATGACGCGGCCGCGGAAGCGCTCGCTTCGGTCGGTCTGACCCCACTGCGTTAG
- the tyrS gene encoding tyrosine--tRNA ligase has protein sequence MNILDDLAWRGLIGQTTDEAALRDALANGPISLYAGFDPTASSLHAGHLVPLLTLRRFQLAGHRPIVLSGGATGLIGDPRDAGERTMNTTDTVAGWADRIVGQLERFVDIDDSPTGALLVNNMDWTGELSAIELLRDVGKHFSVNVMLARETVKRRLESDGISYTEFSYLLLQSNDYLQLHRRHGAVLQIGGSDQWGNIVGGVDLIRKVDGGSAHAMTVPLVTSSDGKKFGKSTGGGSVWLDPELTSPYAWYQYFVNTADADVIGYLKWFTFLTRGEIEELEQATQEKPHLRLAQKKLAAELTTLIHGPDHTDAAELASKALFGRAELDGIDDGTLSAALSETGIAEFEAGTQPTIVELFVESGLVTGNKAARRAIDEGGAYVNNVKVTDAEWTPGADDLLHGQWLVLRRGKKTFAGARFSS, from the coding sequence ATGAACATCCTCGACGATCTGGCTTGGCGTGGGCTGATCGGGCAGACCACCGATGAAGCTGCACTTCGGGACGCTCTGGCAAACGGACCGATATCGCTCTACGCAGGCTTCGACCCGACGGCATCGAGCCTGCACGCCGGTCACCTGGTGCCGCTGCTGACTCTGCGCCGTTTCCAGCTCGCCGGGCACCGACCGATCGTCCTGTCGGGCGGTGCGACCGGACTCATCGGCGATCCGCGTGACGCCGGTGAGCGCACCATGAACACCACTGACACCGTTGCGGGGTGGGCCGACCGGATCGTCGGACAGCTCGAACGTTTCGTCGACATCGACGACTCGCCCACTGGGGCACTCCTGGTGAACAACATGGATTGGACCGGCGAACTGTCGGCGATCGAGTTGTTGCGTGATGTCGGGAAGCACTTCTCGGTGAATGTGATGCTGGCCCGCGAGACAGTGAAGCGCAGGCTCGAGTCCGACGGCATCAGCTACACGGAGTTCAGCTACCTGCTGCTTCAGTCGAACGACTACCTGCAGTTGCATCGGCGCCACGGTGCAGTCCTGCAGATCGGCGGGTCCGATCAGTGGGGCAACATCGTCGGCGGAGTCGACCTGATTCGCAAGGTCGACGGGGGATCGGCCCACGCGATGACCGTGCCGCTGGTGACGTCGTCGGACGGTAAGAAGTTCGGCAAGTCGACGGGGGGCGGAAGCGTCTGGCTCGACCCCGAGCTGACCAGCCCGTACGCCTGGTACCAGTACTTCGTTAACACCGCGGACGCCGACGTGATCGGTTACCTGAAGTGGTTCACGTTCCTGACCCGTGGGGAGATCGAGGAACTCGAGCAGGCAACGCAGGAGAAGCCGCACCTGCGGCTCGCCCAGAAGAAGCTGGCCGCAGAACTGACGACGCTCATCCACGGTCCGGACCACACAGACGCCGCAGAGCTGGCTAGCAAAGCACTGTTCGGCCGCGCCGAACTCGACGGCATCGACGACGGGACGCTGTCGGCCGCATTGTCCGAAACCGGCATCGCCGAGTTCGAGGCCGGCACGCAGCCGACGATCGTCGAGCTGTTCGTCGAGTCCGGCCTGGTCACCGGTAACAAGGCTGCGCGGCGGGCGATCGACGAGGGCGGTGCCTACGTCAACAACGTCAAGGTCACCGATGCCGAATGGACTCCCGGTGCGGACGACCTCCTTCACGGACAGTGGCTGGTGCTGCGCCGGGGAAAGAAGACCTTCGCAGGGGCCCGCTTCAGCTCGTGA
- a CDS encoding Trm112 family protein → MTTRAESLDPVVRDRLVCPQDLGELLNAGDELYNPRLRVAYAIDELGIPNMLIDDARTVTDDEHRAITGAAEQ, encoded by the coding sequence ATGACCACACGCGCTGAAAGTCTCGATCCGGTCGTGCGTGACCGGCTCGTCTGCCCGCAAGATCTCGGTGAACTCCTCAACGCAGGGGATGAGTTGTACAACCCCCGGCTGCGCGTCGCGTACGCGATCGACGAGTTGGGCATTCCGAACATGCTGATCGACGATGCGCGCACGGTGACCGACGACGAGCATCGCGCCATCACCGGCGCAGCCGAGCAGTGA
- a CDS encoding NAD kinase — MTERTFLVVAHTGRDVVTTTLETIARRCADAGIGLRIVDHDTRRAAEPFIQTHPVDPEMLRRTGADVEVTQAGSASAKGCELVIVLGGDGTFLRAAELAFPASVPLMGINLGHIGFLAEAEAHRIDEVLDLLISGRYRVEDRMVLDVAVTDQGASQPRSRTWALNEVVLQNRSHNGVLELVTEVDGRPVSAFGADGLLIATPTGSTAYAFSAGGPVMWPDLEAILVVPSNAHALFARPMVTSPRSKVAVEVHRDGRAGVVVSDGRRIMDVPAGARIEVSRASRALRWVRIDSEPFADRLVTKFSLPVTGWRGRS, encoded by the coding sequence ATGACTGAACGCACCTTCCTGGTGGTCGCGCATACCGGGCGCGACGTGGTGACGACGACACTCGAGACGATCGCCCGCCGCTGTGCGGACGCCGGTATCGGACTGCGCATCGTCGACCATGACACTCGCCGCGCAGCTGAGCCGTTCATCCAGACCCATCCGGTCGACCCGGAGATGCTGCGACGGACCGGAGCCGATGTCGAGGTCACGCAAGCGGGCTCGGCGTCGGCCAAGGGGTGTGAACTGGTGATCGTCCTCGGCGGCGACGGCACGTTTCTTCGGGCCGCGGAGCTGGCGTTCCCCGCGTCCGTGCCGCTGATGGGCATCAACCTGGGTCACATAGGGTTCCTCGCCGAAGCTGAGGCGCACCGTATCGACGAAGTGCTCGATCTGCTGATCTCCGGTCGCTACCGAGTGGAGGATCGGATGGTGCTCGACGTCGCGGTCACCGACCAGGGGGCGTCGCAGCCGCGTAGCCGGACCTGGGCGCTCAACGAGGTCGTACTCCAGAACAGGTCGCACAACGGTGTGCTCGAATTGGTGACCGAGGTCGATGGCCGACCGGTGTCGGCGTTCGGTGCCGATGGCCTGCTGATCGCGACGCCAACCGGTTCCACCGCGTATGCGTTCTCGGCAGGGGGACCGGTCATGTGGCCCGACTTGGAGGCGATCCTTGTGGTGCCGAGCAATGCGCACGCGTTGTTCGCCCGTCCGATGGTGACGAGTCCGCGCTCGAAGGTCGCAGTGGAGGTGCACCGTGACGGACGGGCAGGTGTGGTGGTCAGTGACGGGCGACGAATCATGGACGTTCCCGCCGGTGCCCGGATCGAGGTGTCGCGTGCCTCGCGTGCGCTGCGCTGGGTGCGCATCGACTCGGAGCCTTTCGCCGACCGACTCGTTACCAAGTTCTCGCTGCCCGTGACGGGCTGGCGAGGAAGGAGCTGA
- the steA gene encoding putative cytokinetic ring protein SteA: protein MPALLSRQTDELPGLIGIVRIDKNTKRLLERVGEDEIIVLAEEDLERVTADVLIEAGVAAVVNASASITGRYPNLGPEVLAASGIPLLDSVGTEVFSRLKDGQKVRLHDGRLYVGDRVVARGEELDERIVADRMLEAKTGLVDHLEAFSGNTIEFIRSESPLLIDGVGIPDVHARLEGRHVVVVAEGTGRGTDLKALKPFIKEYQPIMIGVGKGADTLMKAGYRPTLIVGDPDEMTTETLKSGAELVLPADPDGHANGLERIQDLGIGATTFPAAGSAADLALLLADFHGADLIVTAGLGGTLNEFFDRELRDQIPSTFLTRLKVGAKLVDAQAVATLYRSRVSGATVAMLLLAALIAIIAAVVIAQGGSDITGWITGRWDALVEWVSGVWNKE from the coding sequence ATGCCAGCCCTGCTTTCGCGCCAAACCGATGAACTCCCAGGTCTGATCGGCATAGTCCGCATCGACAAGAACACCAAGCGTCTGCTCGAGAGAGTCGGCGAAGACGAGATCATCGTGCTCGCCGAAGAGGACCTCGAGCGCGTCACCGCCGATGTGCTCATCGAGGCGGGCGTCGCCGCAGTAGTGAACGCGTCGGCGTCGATCACCGGCCGCTACCCGAACCTGGGACCGGAGGTTCTCGCGGCATCGGGGATCCCGCTCCTCGACTCGGTGGGGACCGAGGTCTTCTCGCGGCTCAAGGACGGCCAGAAGGTCCGCCTGCACGACGGTCGGCTGTACGTGGGCGATCGGGTGGTGGCGCGCGGCGAGGAACTGGACGAGCGGATCGTGGCCGATCGCATGCTCGAGGCGAAGACTGGACTGGTAGATCACCTCGAGGCGTTCTCCGGAAACACCATCGAGTTCATCCGCAGTGAGTCGCCGCTCCTCATCGACGGTGTCGGCATCCCGGACGTGCACGCACGACTCGAAGGTCGTCACGTCGTGGTGGTGGCCGAAGGCACCGGTCGCGGCACGGATCTGAAGGCGCTCAAGCCGTTCATCAAGGAGTACCAGCCGATCATGATCGGTGTCGGCAAGGGCGCCGACACGTTGATGAAGGCGGGCTACCGGCCGACGCTGATCGTCGGCGATCCCGACGAGATGACCACCGAGACACTCAAGTCCGGTGCTGAACTCGTGCTGCCCGCCGATCCGGACGGGCATGCCAACGGACTGGAGCGGATTCAAGACCTGGGTATCGGTGCCACCACGTTCCCAGCTGCGGGATCGGCTGCCGACCTCGCTCTGCTGCTCGCCGATTTCCACGGTGCCGACCTCATCGTCACCGCGGGACTGGGCGGAACCCTGAACGAGTTCTTCGACCGTGAGCTGCGCGACCAGATCCCGTCGACCTTCCTCACACGCCTGAAGGTCGGAGCGAAGCTCGTCGACGCTCAGGCGGTCGCCACCCTGTACCGCAGCCGGGTCAGCGGCGCGACCGTTGCGATGCTGTTGCTCGCCGCTCTGATCGCGATCATCGCCGCCGTCGTCATCGCGCAGGGCGGAAGCGATATCACCGGCTGGATCACCGGCCGTTGGGACGCCCTCGTCGAGTGGGTCAGCGGGGTCTGGAACAAAGAATGA
- a CDS encoding copper transporter: MITQRQHAISLIAVFLALALGVFLGSGFIGDRVNALTGTDRDKIGTLQEERDNLSDEVSANKAFTSAISGRLTKGLLKDKSVAVVTSPDAAEADVEALKGLVNDADGTFAGQIDLTTNFVQDQNASKLRTVIDQSIPAGSQLRVEYTDSGSRAGDLLGVAMLHRDGKRPASDSDRGTALAALSGGDFIEYSEGTIKPADLVLVVTGGEMGGNSGAQGRTVGRLAAAMATRGQGGALVGRSGSAEGGSPIGVIRSDPQLGNAVTTVDDVEKDTGRLTAILGLGEEGKGRSGAYGSGPGATAVTVGAAPVE, translated from the coding sequence ATGATCACGCAACGTCAACACGCGATCTCGTTGATCGCGGTATTCCTCGCGCTCGCACTCGGAGTGTTTCTCGGCTCAGGTTTCATCGGTGACCGGGTCAACGCGCTCACTGGAACGGACCGGGACAAGATCGGCACCCTGCAAGAGGAACGAGACAATCTCTCGGATGAGGTGAGCGCGAACAAGGCGTTCACCTCGGCCATCTCCGGACGTCTCACCAAGGGGCTGCTGAAGGACAAGTCCGTTGCTGTCGTGACGTCTCCAGATGCTGCCGAGGCGGACGTCGAAGCGCTCAAGGGCCTGGTCAACGACGCCGACGGCACTTTCGCCGGTCAGATCGATCTGACGACCAACTTCGTTCAGGACCAGAACGCGTCCAAGCTGCGCACCGTGATCGACCAGTCGATCCCGGCCGGCAGTCAGCTCCGCGTCGAGTACACCGATTCGGGCTCCCGTGCGGGCGACCTTCTGGGCGTCGCGATGCTGCATCGCGACGGAAAGCGTCCGGCTTCGGATTCCGATCGAGGTACGGCGCTGGCGGCCCTGAGCGGCGGTGACTTCATCGAGTACTCGGAGGGCACCATCAAACCGGCCGATCTGGTGCTCGTCGTGACCGGCGGCGAGATGGGCGGGAACTCCGGGGCCCAAGGCCGGACTGTCGGCCGACTCGCCGCGGCGATGGCGACACGCGGACAGGGCGGTGCCCTCGTCGGCCGTAGCGGATCGGCAGAAGGCGGATCTCCGATCGGCGTGATCAGATCCGACCCGCAGCTCGGCAACGCCGTCACCACGGTCGACGACGTCGAGAAGGACACGGGCCGACTCACTGCCATCCTCGGACTCGGCGAGGAGGGCAAGGGACGTTCGGGTGCTTACGGGAGCGGTCCGGGTGCGACGGCTGTCACGGTCGGCGCCGCACCG